AAGCTCGCatacccctgcccctccctgcatggCGCTCATCTCACCAGGCACTGGAGGAGCTCTCATTAATGGCGATATTGGGGTTTCATTATTCATGTGTCTGTGCTGTGCTTTCTCAATCCCAGGCCGAGTACAGATGCTGCCCCAGGCGGTCTGTCTCCTGCACGCGCTGCTCGAGAATGGACACACCGTGTACGTTCACTGCAACGCCGGGGTCGGCCGGTCCACGGCAGCCGTGTGCGGCTGGCTCCAGTACGTGATGGGCTGGAATCTGAGGAAGGTGCAGTACTTCCTCATGGCCCGAAGGCCGGCTGTGTACATTGACGAAGATGCACTGGCCCGGGCAGAAGAagacttttttcaaaaatttgggAAGGTTCGTTCTTCCATCTGTGGTGTGTAGGTGGCCTGTCTGATTCCCCCCCCTCCCATTTTCTTTAGGAACCCAGTTTCCTTAGGTGATGTTAGTAGAATGACTAGAAACAAAGATTCTACCAGAACTGAAAAGATGGGTCACTTGGTTTGGCCCGCAGTCTGTCCCCTTTTGTCTGGGGTTGACATTCTATCATGCTTTGATTGGGctgtattttctttgaaattcttCACCGTGGAAGCTGTGACTAACTGACACAGGAGAAAAAGCCACAAACAATTGGACTGCACAGTGTTCTATCATTGGACAGAAAAGTAATGCATGCATCTGTTGTATTACGGCTTAATCACTACACTTTCTCATGGCACTGTAATATGACCTGCAGAACAAAAGATGGGGGATCCATTGATGGGACTCCTTGCACCTTGATGCGTGCACACGTGCACAGCTTTTCTGCTCAACTGAACTGAAAGGATACAATGAGAGCTGATCAGTTGCCAAAGAAGGGAATGTGGATAGAAGCATGGACTAAGACAGAGGAGGAGCTCTCCTGACTGAAAGTTGATGGCTTTCTAGGCTTGGTGTTGACATCCTGCTTCCCAGTTGTTCCAGTCAGTTCCAGGCACTACCTTCTCTACCCACAACCCTGTGTGACAACCACAGGACAGTTATTGTCTCTCTCTTTGGTGTAATTGAGGCTCAACAAGCGTAGACAGCTTGCCTCAGGTCTCTTGGCTGGTCTGGGACCAGCTGGTGTTTAAAGCCCATGTTTATGTGTCTCAGTGCTTTCAACACAACTTGTTGGTTTTCTAGCACAATGTAGTGGattctgtgtctttctcttaGAATAAGGCCAGTTTTTCTACAGCACTTTCTACAATGAGAAATGGAACAGCGTTCTGATTAGTTGCCAAGGAATTTAGGAAAGTAGTTCTATTTTGTGCCACCCGACTTAAAACATGGTGGGCTGTTCCAGCACCCGAGAGGCCTGAGCCATAGTTCACGAGAGGAGCCGTCCTACCAGAAAAGCCCGAGTATGTAAATGATTGTTGCACAGCTCAGGAGCCGTCCTGTTTCATCCCTCAGTTTAAACCAGTACAGAGCTACTGTGCCCCCAGAATGTGAGGTTTACTACCCAGGGTCCTGTTGGAAATACAAAGATGAACAAGACCCTGCCTTCATAAAGCTCACAGCCCAGAAACAGCCCAGTGTTCAACCAGCCGTCCCGCAGGATTGATCTATGATGATATGCCGGAGTGGGGGAAGAAGAAGTAGCTTTTGTCGGGTGCCTTGTGTGTG
This genomic interval from Neovison vison isolate M4711 chromosome 1, ASM_NN_V1, whole genome shotgun sequence contains the following:
- the EPM2A gene encoding laforin isoform X3 is translated as MKYIGQCWALRILPNIWLGSCPRQVEHITIKLKHELGITAVMNFQTEWDIIQNSSGCNRYPEPMTPDTMIKLYREEGLVYIWMPTPDMSTEGRVQMLPQAVCLLHALLENGHTVYVHCNAGVGRSTAAVCGWLQYVMGWNLRKVQYFLMARRPAVYIDEDALARAEEDFFQKFGKVRSSICGV